The sequence below is a genomic window from Carassius auratus strain Wakin unplaced genomic scaffold, ASM336829v1 scaf_tig00006772, whole genome shotgun sequence.
GCAGAGAAAGCTGATTTTGCATAAGCACAAATAAATCCTGCAGAAGATTGTGTTTACATTCATCTGCACCCCGTCTCCTCCCTGAAAAAACTAAATATGGAGCTTAAAACACCTCGTTTTTTATGCATAACCTCCTTTGTATTCAATTACATATGCATATTCAATCTCACACTTCAGCTGTGATGTTTAGCCATTTTAAACATACAGAATTGATTATTTACAATACAGAATATgttgaaatgtttaataaaattatttacaacaaTGTAAGGCTATTTGCTGTAGTTGTTGTGATTGTTTTTCTCTTCACTTGTTTGTCAGCGGTGGAGATCAAACTGTTCAGATCCATCATGGATGAACCACAAACATCTGGAGATAACCTTTCTTTTCCAGGACACAGGTACTTTGAGGAACACATTAAATTACCTtttatgttacaaataaaaactgtgtatgttttttataagtttaatattcctttaaaaacaataagACCATATATGCTCCAAAAGTATTTTTCATACAAATATGCTTTGAAGTATATTAAGAAGATCGTCATAATAAATGGTTAAATCTGTTCTGTTTTAGTTCAGTtcatcagaagagatcagaagcagagtccagctgtgtgtctatgaagagtgacAGGTCTATGATTCAGCCAGTGAAGTTTAACATTGGAGATACACAGCCTGATCAAAGGTTTaacatttgcattaaaaatatgattataacatgaaatgtaatattgtcatatattatcaCAGTTTGGTTCACTATTTTTGTATAAACAGTGAATAAAATGGGTACCAAGTGTTCTTTACACAAAATCATTTGCATACAATaatttaaaggatgaattttaatCTCTCTCTGTTTTAGATCAGTTCATCAGAAGAGACCAGAAGCAgagtccagctgtgtgtctgtgaagagtgacagGTCTATGGATCAGCCAATGAAGTTTAAGAGTGGAGATACACAGATTGATCTCAGGtataatgtttgtataaaaatatgattacagcatgacattttacattattatatattttcatagtcCAGTACACTagttttgtaaactgtattaACTGATTACAAAGTCCTCTTTACATACAATCATTTGCATACAATAATTTAAAGGATTGAAATATCTCTCTCTGTTTTAGTTCAGTTCATCAGAAGAGACCAGAAGCAGAGTCTAGatgtgtgtctgtgaagagtgacgcGTCTATGGTTTGTCGAGAACAATTCAAGAGTAGAGATACACAGCCTGATCTCAggtataacatttctgtaaaatataTGATTTGAAGATATGATACAGAATAAATGAGACATTAGGCTTATTAACTCATGcaattatgtgtatttttttattttacagcaatgaAGTCCTCAACATGTTTAGATTAAATCTGCTGAAGAAGTTTGCATGTCTATATGAGGGAACAGCGACACAGAGAAACCCAACACTGCTGaacagtgttggggctagttactcaaaaaagtaatatattacatattacatattactctcaaaaatagtaatgccttactttactttattactccctggagaaagtaactagttatattactagttatattactagttacatctttttttcttaattactctatgattgcctgagatgcatcagatggagggagaacatacaaaggaggagtgttctttagggtctttatcagtggcggctcctgccaattctctcaggggggacaaatgtttgctctattaatgaggataggtcacccattcaattgataaattaacgggtagttaaagatgtaaagggaaccgaactactatagtattaattaaaaataaactgacattaggaatcaatctcttgcactccttatttttctatatccgtgttaacactattcatcagcatatgaagactaacactaggatgtggtttttccaaaaaatactttttacttttcgatttcagtttaataagaaataattgaagtcacataaatcactgtttacacaactcacttatattactgctcgtcagtacacctgttctctaatcagcggttaattccatcaggtgcgtgatttcacatagagcagctgttactacacagagccgttattaactgagaagatgcgcaaatccagttcattttcagcgtttattggcacggttgtatgaacatatggttcacgcacctgatggaataaaccgctgattaaagaaccggctttactgagatgcgcattaacgagcggccgatcgtgatcggagcactcctacaaaataattactgaatctccacccgtcgaaactagctttctgttgctgggaaccttcctctgaaaaagagcttgccattgttgacgcttccatttttccccatctgtctgagcgtgccgctctgctgccggctgtcgaccaatcagtgatggtaaatgatacctcatgccaaacccagaccaatcactgttccattcacgccctccttcccttcccttctgttctctgtgttgtgttccttgtgtgtgtgatgaaggtgctactggcaaatgtaacgcaagtaactagcttgggaaaactgtaataatattaccattttcagacgagtaatgccttacactactagttactgaaaaaagtaatattattacagtaacgcgttactttgtaacgcgttacacccaacactgctgCTGAATGATatctacacagagctctacatcacagagagtgagagaggagagATCAGTAATGagcatgaggtgagacagattgagacacaATCCAGGAGAGCAGCAACAGAGGACACAGCCATCAAATGCACTGACATCTTTAGACCTTTACCTGGACAAGACAAagccatcagaactgtgctgacaaagggagtcgctggcattggaaaaacagtctctgtgcagaagttcatcctggactgggctgaagggaaagagaatcaggacgtccagctcatatttccacttcctttcagagaAATCAACCTGATGAAGAACAAAACAATCAATctttcagatcttcttcatgtGTTTTTCCCTGAAACTAAAGAAATGGAGATATCCagtgatgaatataaagtgttgttcatctttgatggtctggatgaatgTCGTCTGTCTCTGGATTTTCAGAGCGATGTGAGGTTGTGTGATGTAAGTGAATCAGCCTCAGTGGACGAGCTGCTGATGAACCTCATTGTggggaatctgcttccctctgctctcatctggatcacctccagaccagcagcagctgatctcgtcccctctgagtgtgtccatcgagtgacagaggtacgaggcttcaatgagccacagaaggaggaatacttcaggaagagaatcagtgatcagagtctggccgacaggatcatctcacacctgaagtcatcaaggagtctcttcatcatgtgccacatccctgtcttctgctggatctcagccgctgttctggagaAGATGTTGAGTCAAGCAGAGAGTGGAGAGATTCCCAAGACCCTCactcaaatgtacacacacttcctgatcctTCAGACCAACATCAAACATCAGAAGGACTATGAGAAGAAGGTGACAGATGAAGACATGGTCCTCAAACTGGGGAAACTGGCTTTTCAGCAGCTTATGAAAGGAAACCTGATCTTCTATGATGAAGACCTGAGAGAGTGTGGCATTGCTGTGACAGAAGCAGCAGTGTACTCAGGattgtgcactcagatcttcagagaggagttgGGCCTGTATCAGGGGAAAGTcttctgctttgttcatctgagccTTCAGGAACATCTAGCAGCTCTATATGTGCACCTCTCCTTTACAGTCAAGAGGAGAAATGTGTTTGACCAAACTATACAGCGATGGTTGTCCAAGATTTTTAACCAGAAGAAATATAATTCACTATCTGAGCTGCATCAGAGTGCTTTAAAAAATGCCTTAAAGAGTGAGAATGGACATCTGGATCTTTTCCTGCGTTTTCTTCTGGGTCTCTCAGTGGAGTCCAATCAGACTCTCTTAGGAAAACTACTGACACAGACAGGAAACTGCTCCTACAACATTGAGAAAACAGTTCAGTTCATCAAACAGAAGATCAGGGAGAATCGCTCTCCAGAGAAGTCCATCAATCTGTttcactgtctgaatgaactgggtGATGATTCACTGATACAGGAGATCCAAGATTATCTGAAATCTGGAGAAATAAGAGAAACCAAACTCTCCTCTTCACAGTGGTCAGCTCTGGTTTATGTGTTGCTGACATCAGAGCAGAAGATGGATGTGTTTGATCTGAAACAGTTTAATGGAGCACAACATACAGCAGATGATGTTCTTCAGAATCTGTTACCTGTGGTTAAAGAATCCAGATCAGTTCGGTGAGTAACACCTTAAAACAATCACTGCACTTTAAAAACATGATCACATTTGCATGATCGCATGTGCAAGAAACAAAAATGGGGAAAATGTCAGAGAATCACATTACTGTCAGTGAgcaggagatgtgtgtgagaCACAAACTAAAGCAGCTGAgaaagtgtgtgtttctgtgtgagagcTGATGATGAAGAGCTCAGTgtggaagatgaagatgaaggaaTGAATGTGAGGGGGTCAAAACTGACAGCAAACAGATTTCTAACgatgtttatatgttttttattgtcTGCGTTACTTTtgaatttttgacatttgagttttCACATTTGGGGAACATAATTCTAATTATTCTTAGACCCtaagaaaacatttacatttatatttagtcaattatcagacgcttttatcaaaaccaacttacaaatg
It includes:
- the LOC113071296 gene encoding NLR family CARD domain-containing protein 3-like; its protein translation is MCHIPVFCWISAAVLEKMLSQAESGEIPKTLTQMYTHFLILQTNIKHQKDYEKKVTDEDMVLKLGKLAFQQLMKGNLIFYDEDLRECGIAVTEAAVYSGLCTQIFREELGLYQGKVFCFVHLSLQEHLAALYVHLSFTVKRRNVFDQTIQRWLSKIFNQKKYNSLSELHQSALKNALKSENGHLDLFLRFLLGLSVESNQTLLGKLLTQTGNCSYNIEKTVQFIKQKIRENRSPEKSINLFHCLNELGDDSLIQEIQDYLKSGEIRETKLSSSQWSALVYVLLTSEQKMDVFDLKQFNGAQHTADDVLQNLLPVVKESRSVRLCGCNLTAQSCESLSSVL